One genomic region from Streptomyces sp. NBC_00457 encodes:
- a CDS encoding IclR family transcriptional regulator: MPRANEPGRTVSSRLWDLLFSFDPNNTELSLADLARRTGMPHATARRLTLELVEAGALERTSDNRFAIGLPLWRLGTLAPRAETLRSAAQPFVEDLYTALRQHVQLAVLQGDQAVIIERLSAVNAVGLTSQVGGLLPLHCSGVGKVLLSHSSPAFIDEVLAGRLQRFTPRTIVDPAELRRELASCRSTGTVVVKEELSEGAESVATRIVDGRGQVVAALSVVVAAGSIKLQAAVPSLVASGLGLSRSLGWRPGVPIRTS; the protein is encoded by the coding sequence ATGCCTCGTGCGAACGAGCCAGGACGCACAGTCAGTTCTCGACTATGGGACCTGCTGTTTTCCTTCGACCCCAACAACACCGAGCTGAGCCTCGCCGACCTGGCCCGACGTACCGGCATGCCTCACGCCACCGCCAGGCGTCTCACGCTGGAACTCGTGGAGGCCGGCGCGCTGGAGCGCACCAGCGACAACCGGTTCGCGATCGGTCTGCCGCTGTGGCGACTCGGGACCCTCGCACCGCGTGCCGAGACGCTCCGCAGCGCCGCGCAGCCGTTCGTGGAGGACCTGTACACGGCTCTTCGCCAGCATGTGCAGCTGGCGGTCCTCCAGGGCGACCAGGCCGTGATCATCGAGCGACTCTCGGCGGTCAACGCCGTCGGTCTGACGTCGCAGGTCGGCGGTCTTCTGCCCTTGCACTGCTCAGGTGTCGGCAAGGTGCTGCTGAGCCACAGCAGTCCGGCCTTCATCGATGAGGTGTTGGCGGGGAGACTCCAGCGCTTCACTCCCAGGACGATCGTGGACCCAGCGGAACTCCGTCGCGAACTGGCGTCCTGTCGCTCGACCGGCACGGTGGTCGTCAAGGAAGAGCTGAGCGAAGGGGCCGAGTCGGTCGCGACGCGCATCGTCGACGGCCGCGGCCAGGTCGTCGCTGCTCTGTCCGTCGTGGTGGCCGCGGGCTCGATCAAACTGCAAGCGGCCGTTCCCTCCCTGGTCGCGAGCGGACTGGGACTGTCCAGGAGCCTCGGCTGGCGGCCGGGCGTTCCCATTCGCACCTCGTAA
- a CDS encoding MFS transporter translates to MPPIEQKKDTVELAALTSLSGTVFCKLIVVGSALAVLVPGEGSSSDTRVTLLILAQVLNGIGAAAVFPTSLAMVAAGTHTTATRARGVAIWATALSVGGFLGPLLAGLAAKVELGWAGNANWRWAFVGVLVIAAVSVVLSLALAQNSASPLGRSVDWPGQITAALGLFALMYAVIQGPESGWGSSQIVSAFIVAAVFLVLFVFAESRAAEPLLLLSVFRNRAFAMNSVVTLIGMFAFLVIMYGTSIRLTTIQGFSPLKSSVAYLFFGGIGFVLLPLTSKLLERYNPRWVLCTALTLIGASGLWFAGVPATSRSLGAIVGPLILAGVGSALAFASITAVAVNTLPNHLAGMASGVTSTFRDLGFALGPAIAGAVALGRAADEIAGKLAGDPELRSAYEAFQASAAHAPADQRPQLEAAVHAVESGPLGANSVPADITLPDGQVVPFNPLKDVAFDALSSSYSLAYVLGGVAALVAAALVLVGARGGLEQAHLDDDPHTLVG, encoded by the coding sequence GTGCCGCCCATTGAACAGAAGAAGGACACCGTCGAACTTGCCGCCCTCACGTCTCTCAGCGGCACGGTGTTCTGCAAGCTCATTGTCGTGGGCTCGGCTCTCGCGGTCCTGGTGCCGGGTGAGGGATCCTCGTCCGACACTCGGGTGACGTTGCTGATCCTTGCCCAGGTCCTCAACGGCATCGGGGCCGCGGCCGTCTTCCCGACGAGCCTCGCCATGGTGGCGGCCGGTACGCACACCACCGCCACCCGCGCGCGTGGCGTGGCGATCTGGGCCACCGCGCTCTCGGTCGGCGGCTTCCTCGGGCCGCTGCTGGCAGGCCTCGCCGCCAAGGTCGAACTCGGCTGGGCCGGGAACGCGAACTGGCGCTGGGCCTTCGTCGGTGTCCTTGTCATCGCCGCGGTGAGCGTGGTTCTGTCGCTGGCCCTCGCCCAGAACTCCGCCTCGCCTCTGGGCCGATCCGTCGACTGGCCGGGTCAGATCACTGCCGCGCTCGGCCTGTTCGCGCTGATGTACGCCGTGATCCAGGGCCCCGAGAGCGGCTGGGGGAGCTCGCAGATCGTCAGCGCGTTCATCGTCGCGGCCGTCTTCCTCGTGCTGTTCGTCTTCGCCGAGAGCCGTGCGGCCGAGCCGCTGCTTCTCCTGAGTGTGTTCAGGAACCGCGCGTTCGCCATGAACTCGGTGGTCACCCTGATCGGTATGTTCGCGTTCCTCGTGATCATGTACGGCACCAGTATCCGCCTCACCACCATCCAGGGATTCAGCCCACTGAAGAGCTCCGTCGCCTACCTCTTCTTCGGAGGCATCGGCTTCGTACTGCTGCCCCTCACCTCCAAGCTGCTCGAGCGCTACAACCCCCGGTGGGTTCTGTGCACAGCCCTGACCCTCATCGGCGCCAGCGGGCTGTGGTTCGCCGGCGTTCCGGCGACCAGTCGGTCCCTGGGCGCCATCGTCGGGCCTCTGATTCTCGCCGGCGTCGGCTCGGCACTCGCCTTCGCCTCCATCACCGCGGTCGCGGTCAACACGTTGCCCAACCACCTCGCCGGTATGGCGAGCGGTGTCACGAGCACGTTCCGGGACCTCGGGTTCGCCCTCGGCCCCGCGATCGCCGGCGCTGTCGCACTGGGCCGGGCCGCCGACGAGATCGCCGGCAAGCTGGCCGGCGATCCCGAACTGAGGAGCGCCTACGAGGCCTTCCAGGCCTCTGCGGCCCATGCTCCCGCGGATCAGAGACCGCAGCTCGAGGCGGCAGTGCACGCCGTGGAATCGGGCCCGCTCGGCGCCAACTCCGTGCCGGCCGACATCACCCTGCCGGATGGTCAGGTCGTGCCCTTCAACCCACTCAAGGACGTCGCTTTCGACGCCCTCAGCAGCAGTTACTCCCTCGCATATGTGCTCGGTGGCGTGGCTGCTCTCGTGGCGGCGGCACTTGTACTCGTCGGGGCGCGCGGCGGCCTGGAACAGGCTCATCTCGACGACGACCCGCACACCCTCGTCGGCTGA
- a CDS encoding quinone oxidoreductase family protein, whose product MEQTMMAVRLFEHGGPEVLKYIEAPIPEVGPDDILMRVHATAVNSWDLRYRAGNLPQPLPGRPPWPLPFQLGRDAAGEIVATGENVTRWRPGDRVVQLPHPPCRNCALCVRGLENLCIDTAYPGHQVFGGYAQYVVRRQDAILPIPDGVDFETAAATMWTYTTPLNCARQAPVGPGDTVVITGASGGMAIACAQLAKLSGATVIGTTTKPDRGEALTSLGYDHIRHSTDPRLPTQVRELTRGLGADAVWDCVGGNDFFQLSLSCLRLGGTVIVLGTPTDQGSRLELDALAVIGQQVKIASVRGATLRDQQLCLQLLADKKITPIIDRAYPLEEAAEAHAYLESQRQTGKVLLLP is encoded by the coding sequence GTGGAACAGACCATGATGGCGGTCCGCCTGTTCGAACACGGCGGGCCCGAGGTGCTCAAGTACATAGAGGCGCCGATCCCCGAGGTCGGCCCCGACGACATCTTGATGCGCGTGCACGCCACAGCCGTCAACAGCTGGGACCTGCGCTATCGCGCGGGCAACCTGCCGCAGCCCCTCCCGGGACGCCCGCCATGGCCCCTGCCGTTCCAGCTCGGCCGGGACGCGGCCGGTGAAATCGTCGCCACCGGAGAGAACGTCACCAGGTGGCGCCCCGGCGACCGGGTGGTGCAGCTTCCGCACCCGCCGTGCCGTAACTGCGCCCTGTGCGTACGCGGACTCGAAAACCTGTGCATCGACACCGCCTACCCCGGACACCAGGTCTTCGGCGGATACGCCCAGTACGTCGTACGTCGCCAGGACGCGATCCTGCCCATCCCCGACGGCGTCGACTTCGAGACAGCCGCGGCCACCATGTGGACCTACACCACCCCGCTCAACTGTGCGCGGCAGGCACCCGTCGGCCCCGGCGACACCGTGGTCATCACCGGCGCCAGCGGCGGGATGGCGATCGCCTGCGCCCAACTGGCGAAGCTGAGCGGAGCCACCGTCATCGGCACCACCACCAAGCCGGACCGCGGCGAAGCCCTCACCAGCCTCGGCTACGACCACATCCGGCACTCCACCGATCCCCGACTGCCGACACAGGTCAGGGAGTTGACGCGCGGTCTGGGCGCCGACGCCGTCTGGGACTGCGTCGGCGGCAACGACTTTTTCCAGCTCTCCCTTTCCTGTCTACGGCTCGGCGGCACGGTCATCGTCCTGGGCACACCGACCGACCAGGGATCCCGCCTCGAACTGGACGCACTCGCCGTTATCGGCCAGCAGGTGAAAATCGCCAGCGTGCGCGGCGCCACCCTGCGGGACCAGCAACTGTGCCTGCAACTGCTTGCAGACAAGAAGATCACCCCGATCATCGACCGCGCTTACCCCCTGGAAGAGGCGGCCGAGGCCCACGCGTACCTGGAAAGCCAACGACAGACCGGCAAAGTACTCCTCCTGCCCTAA